The proteins below are encoded in one region of Rhizobacter sp.:
- a CDS encoding DUF91 domain-containing protein, translated as MSDIKLFRLQSGRAIELQGDASDLEKPLQTLIEANLDTLLGIRFLATEYSTGKTHAGRIDSLGLDENNCPVILEYKRSVGENVINQGLFYLDWLMDHQAEFKLLVMDQLGKPAADVIDWTEPRLVCIAADFTKYDGHAVQQINRNIELIRYRRFGDELLLLELANAASAKAGKSTSTKGVKPTKATPAPLAAPANTLAAGGDRSYADWLPLLPPHLSELVASLEGHVLSLGDDVQRKELKLYVAFKRLKNFATLVPQKNRLLLYLHLDPSKVVPMPPNGQDVSQKGHWGTGDLELSLLSQADLDAAKPLIMMAYEGRAPMSASGL; from the coding sequence ATGAGCGACATCAAACTCTTCCGCCTCCAATCCGGCCGGGCCATCGAACTGCAAGGCGACGCCTCCGACCTGGAGAAGCCGCTGCAGACGCTGATCGAAGCCAACCTTGACACCCTGCTCGGCATCCGCTTCCTGGCCACCGAGTACTCCACCGGCAAGACCCACGCGGGCCGCATCGACTCGCTGGGGCTGGACGAGAACAACTGCCCCGTTATCCTGGAATACAAGCGCTCGGTGGGCGAGAACGTCATCAACCAGGGCCTCTTCTATCTGGACTGGCTGATGGACCACCAGGCCGAGTTCAAGCTGCTGGTGATGGACCAGCTGGGCAAGCCCGCGGCCGACGTCATCGATTGGACCGAACCGCGCTTGGTGTGCATCGCGGCCGACTTCACCAAATACGATGGCCATGCCGTTCAGCAGATCAACCGCAACATCGAGTTGATCCGCTACCGGCGCTTTGGCGACGAGTTGCTGCTGCTGGAGCTGGCCAACGCGGCCAGTGCCAAGGCCGGCAAGTCAACAAGCACCAAGGGAGTGAAACCGACCAAGGCAACGCCCGCACCCCTGGCCGCGCCCGCCAACACCCTGGCGGCGGGCGGTGACCGCTCATACGCCGACTGGTTGCCGCTGTTGCCACCGCACCTGAGCGAGCTGGTCGCGTCGCTGGAAGGGCATGTGCTGTCGCTCGGTGACGACGTGCAGCGCAAGGAGCTGAAGCTCTACGTGGCGTTCAAGCGGTTGAAGAACTTCGCGACATTGGTGCCACAGAAGAACCGCCTGCTGTTGTACTTGCACCTTGATCCGTCGAAGGTGGTGCCGATGCCACCGAACGGGCAGGATGTCAGCCAGAAGGGGCATTGGGGAACCGGAGATCTGGAGCTGTCGCTGTTGTCGCAAGCTGATCTGGACGCTGCGAAGCCATTGATCATGATGGCCTACGAGGGGCGAGCTCCGATGTCCGCATCTGGCCTCTAG
- a CDS encoding ribbon-helix-helix domain-containing protein, producing the protein MCKIFISADPASYESRTRSVRLHGVVTSLRLENLHWAVLEEIAGRDGMTVAQLIEKLYDELVADRGAVGNFSSFLRVCALRYENLIAQGLIPRDASVPIRSLDADRVLDGLHGVPQPAAAPREMRQHNKRALN; encoded by the coding sequence ATGTGCAAGATCTTCATCAGTGCCGACCCCGCCAGCTACGAGAGCCGCACGCGCTCGGTGCGGCTACATGGCGTGGTCACGAGCCTGCGGCTCGAGAACCTGCACTGGGCGGTGCTGGAAGAGATCGCCGGGCGAGACGGCATGACGGTCGCGCAACTGATCGAGAAGCTGTACGACGAGCTGGTGGCCGACCGCGGTGCGGTGGGCAACTTCTCGTCGTTCCTGCGGGTGTGCGCGCTGCGCTATGAGAACCTGATCGCTCAGGGTCTGATCCCGCGAGACGCTTCAGTCCCGATCCGGTCACTGGATGCCGATCGTGTGCTCGATGGCCTGCACGGGGTGCCGCAGCCTGCGGCTGCGCCGCGCGAGATGCGGCAGCACAACAAGCGGGCGCTGAACTGA
- a CDS encoding formate dehydrogenase subunit gamma, protein MTTVSTTETLALVDEVLTRRAAEPGALLPILHELQDALGFIPADVVPRVAEALNLSRAEVHGVVTYYHHFRSQPASGRLLQICRAESCKAMGADELIAHAEHKLGCAMHGHSKDGAYTLEPVYCLGLCASSPALMLGDELHARMTPQRLDALLAQEAQP, encoded by the coding sequence ATGACGACCGTGTCCACCACTGAGACCCTGGCACTCGTCGACGAGGTGCTCACGCGCCGCGCCGCCGAGCCCGGGGCCTTGTTGCCCATCCTGCACGAGCTGCAGGATGCCCTGGGCTTCATCCCCGCCGACGTGGTGCCGCGCGTCGCCGAGGCGCTCAACCTGTCGCGGGCCGAGGTGCACGGCGTCGTCACCTACTACCACCACTTCCGAAGCCAGCCGGCGTCCGGGCGGCTGCTGCAGATCTGCCGCGCCGAGTCGTGCAAGGCCATGGGCGCAGACGAATTGATCGCACACGCCGAGCACAAGCTGGGATGCGCCATGCACGGCCACTCGAAAGACGGCGCCTACACGCTGGAGCCGGTGTATTGCCTCGGCCTGTGCGCCTCGTCGCCTGCGCTGATGCTCGGCGACGAGCTGCACGCCCGCATGACGCCGCAGCGGCTCGACGCCCTACTGGCCCAGGAGGCGCAGCCATGA
- a CDS encoding formate dehydrogenase, translating into MSVTVYVPRDSAALAVGADRVARRIADEAARRGLDVQLIRNGSRGLFWLEPLVEVRTERGRIAYGPVTPDDVPSLFDAGFLSGGAHALHLGPTEEIEYLKKQERLTFARMGVTDPLSLDDYRAHDGFRGLRHALTLKPEEIVQQVIDSGLRGRGGAAFPAGIKWKTVLGAQAAQKYIVCNADEGDSGTYSDRMVMEGDPFMLIEGMVIAGLATGATQGYIYTRSEYPHAIATLNEAIRLAEAAGHLGGFKLEVRKGAGSYVCGEETALLESLEGKRGIVRAKPPVPALAGLFGQPTVVNNVITLASVPIILARGASYYQDFGMGRSRGTLPIQLAGNIKRGGLVEKAFGVTLRELLYDYGGGSASGRPIKAVQVGGPLGTYLPESQWDVPLDYEAYAAIGGVLGHGGIVVHDDTADLSKLARYAMEFCAIESCGKCTPCRIGSTRGVEVIDKITLNLNGPQQVQLLRDLCDTMLHGSLCAMGGMTPYPVLSALNHFPQDFGISPVRAEPVEALRQAQGERREATSRSG; encoded by the coding sequence ATGAGCGTCACCGTCTACGTGCCGCGCGACTCCGCAGCGCTCGCGGTCGGCGCCGACCGCGTCGCGCGCCGCATCGCCGACGAAGCCGCACGCCGCGGCCTCGATGTCCAGTTGATCCGCAACGGCTCGCGCGGCCTCTTCTGGCTGGAGCCGCTGGTGGAAGTGCGCACCGAGCGGGGCCGCATCGCCTACGGGCCGGTCACGCCGGACGACGTGCCTTCGCTGTTCGACGCCGGCTTTCTTTCCGGTGGCGCCCACGCGCTGCACCTCGGCCCGACCGAAGAGATCGAGTACCTCAAGAAGCAGGAGCGCCTCACCTTCGCCCGCATGGGCGTGACCGACCCGCTCTCGCTCGACGACTACCGCGCACACGACGGCTTCCGGGGCCTGCGGCACGCGCTGACGCTCAAGCCCGAAGAGATCGTGCAGCAGGTGATCGACTCGGGCCTGCGCGGGCGCGGCGGCGCGGCCTTCCCGGCCGGCATCAAGTGGAAGACGGTGCTCGGTGCGCAAGCCGCGCAGAAGTACATCGTCTGCAATGCCGACGAAGGCGACTCGGGCACCTATTCCGACCGCATGGTGATGGAGGGCGACCCCTTCATGCTGATCGAAGGCATGGTGATCGCCGGGCTCGCCACCGGCGCGACGCAGGGCTACATCTACACCCGCTCCGAGTACCCGCATGCGATCGCCACGCTGAACGAAGCCATCCGCCTCGCGGAGGCTGCCGGCCACCTGGGCGGCTTCAAGCTCGAGGTGCGCAAGGGCGCGGGCTCCTACGTGTGCGGCGAAGAGACCGCGCTGCTCGAAAGCCTGGAAGGCAAGCGCGGCATCGTGCGCGCCAAGCCGCCGGTGCCGGCGCTCGCGGGCCTCTTCGGCCAGCCCACCGTGGTCAACAACGTGATCACGCTGGCCAGCGTGCCCATCATCCTGGCGCGCGGCGCGAGCTACTACCAGGACTTCGGCATGGGCCGCTCGCGCGGCACCCTGCCCATCCAGCTCGCCGGCAACATCAAGCGCGGCGGGCTGGTGGAAAAGGCCTTCGGCGTGACGCTTCGCGAGCTGCTCTACGACTACGGCGGCGGCTCGGCCTCGGGTCGCCCCATCAAGGCCGTGCAGGTGGGCGGGCCGCTGGGCACCTACCTGCCCGAGTCGCAGTGGGACGTGCCGCTCGACTACGAGGCCTACGCTGCGATTGGCGGGGTGCTCGGCCACGGCGGCATCGTGGTGCACGACGACACGGCCGACCTCTCGAAGCTCGCGCGCTACGCGATGGAGTTCTGCGCCATCGAGAGCTGCGGCAAGTGCACGCCCTGCCGCATCGGCTCGACACGCGGCGTGGAGGTCATCGACAAGATCACGCTGAACCTCAACGGGCCGCAGCAGGTGCAACTGCTGCGCGACCTGTGCGACACGATGCTGCACGGCTCGCTGTGCGCGATGGGTGGTATGACGCCGTATCCCGTGCTGTCTGCGCTCAACCATTTCCCCCAAGACTTCGGCATCTCTCCCGTTCGGGCTGAGCCTGTCGAAGCCCTTCGACAAGCTCAGGGCGAACGGCGCGAAGCCACCAGCCGTTCGGGCTGA
- the fdhD gene encoding formate dehydrogenase accessory sulfurtransferase FdhD yields MNARLPLDMPLNEGLHTSPTRHVDVQRLSPRGASNDHDLVAAEVPVALVFNGISHAVMMATPADLEDFALGFALSEGLLADRSECHDIEVVEVAEGIEVRLDVSARAAAHLQERRRTLAGRTGCGLCGIDSLKQLDLTPEPITPPAWAAQITPATLLRAFAQLPSRQPLNALTGAHHAAAWATPEGELTAVMEDVGRHNALDKLLGQRARQRLANADGFVIMSSRASYELVRKCARLGVPVLATISAPTSLAVDIARQAGMQLYGFCRGTQVVRYGP; encoded by the coding sequence ATGAACGCCCGACTGCCGCTCGACATGCCACTCAACGAAGGCCTGCACACCTCGCCCACGCGCCACGTCGACGTGCAGCGCCTCTCGCCGCGCGGAGCGAGCAACGACCACGACCTCGTCGCCGCCGAGGTGCCCGTCGCGCTCGTCTTCAACGGCATCTCGCACGCCGTGATGATGGCCACGCCGGCCGACCTCGAAGACTTCGCACTCGGCTTCGCCCTGTCGGAAGGCTTGCTCGCAGACCGCAGCGAGTGCCACGACATCGAGGTGGTGGAAGTGGCCGAAGGCATCGAGGTGCGGCTCGACGTGTCGGCCCGCGCGGCGGCGCACTTGCAGGAGCGCCGCCGCACGCTGGCCGGCCGCACCGGCTGCGGCCTGTGCGGCATCGACAGCCTGAAACAGCTCGACCTGACCCCCGAGCCGATCACCCCACCCGCCTGGGCCGCGCAGATCACGCCCGCCACGCTGCTGCGCGCCTTCGCGCAACTGCCCTCACGTCAGCCGCTCAACGCCCTCACCGGCGCCCACCACGCCGCCGCGTGGGCCACGCCCGAGGGCGAACTCACCGCCGTGATGGAAGACGTTGGCCGCCACAACGCGCTCGACAAGCTGCTGGGCCAGCGCGCGCGGCAGAGGCTGGCCAACGCCGACGGCTTCGTCATCATGTCGAGCCGCGCGAGCTACGAGCTGGTGCGCAAGTGCGCGCGGCTCGGCGTGCCGGTGCTGGCCACCATCTCGGCGCCGACGAGCCTCGCGGTCGACATCGCCCGGCAGGCCGGGATGCAGCTGTATGGGTTTTGCCGGGGGACGCAGGTGGTGCGGTACGGGCCCTGA
- a CDS encoding helix-turn-helix transcriptional regulator, translated as MHKVSIHPRWTIARPDGEALAQRLLEVLVDVHEHGSLSAACKHSGMSYRHAWELIRQGEALLGLPLLSMERGKGSSLTELGEKLVWADRRINARLSPLFMSLASELEAEIEKVCGPAQALLRIHANHGFAVETLRHFLAQASVPHELKYCGSVEAVAALHGQACEVAGFAVPLGEFEPAVVAHYARWFDVRSQRIIHVTTREQGLMVAPGNPKKLYEVKHLARPGVRFINRQPGSGTRLLLDLMLNKQGLEPASVHGHEQCEFTHAAVAAYVASGMADVGFGVETPARRFKLDFIPLQTERYFLLCDERAMDTPVVQQMLAILRSAEFRKAVNLLPGYRADGSGTVMKMDEAFETLQAESPRRRRTRSG; from the coding sequence TTGCACAAGGTGAGCATCCACCCGCGCTGGACGATCGCGCGGCCCGACGGCGAAGCGCTGGCCCAGCGCCTGCTCGAAGTGCTGGTCGACGTGCACGAGCACGGCAGCCTCTCGGCCGCCTGCAAGCACTCGGGCATGTCGTACCGCCATGCGTGGGAACTGATCCGCCAGGGCGAGGCGCTGCTCGGCCTGCCGCTCCTGAGCATGGAGCGCGGCAAGGGCTCGAGCCTCACCGAGCTGGGTGAGAAGCTGGTGTGGGCCGACCGGCGCATCAACGCGCGGCTCTCGCCGCTCTTCATGTCGCTCGCCTCGGAGCTCGAAGCCGAGATCGAGAAAGTGTGCGGGCCGGCGCAGGCGCTCTTGCGCATCCACGCGAACCACGGCTTCGCGGTCGAGACCTTGCGCCACTTCCTCGCGCAGGCGAGCGTGCCGCACGAGCTCAAGTACTGCGGCAGCGTGGAGGCGGTGGCGGCGCTGCATGGCCAGGCCTGCGAGGTGGCGGGCTTCGCGGTGCCGCTGGGGGAGTTCGAGCCTGCGGTGGTGGCGCACTACGCGCGGTGGTTCGATGTGCGCTCGCAGCGCATCATCCACGTCACCACCCGCGAGCAGGGGCTGATGGTGGCGCCCGGCAACCCCAAGAAGCTCTACGAGGTGAAGCACCTCGCGCGCCCCGGCGTCCGCTTCATCAACCGGCAGCCCGGCTCGGGCACCCGCCTGCTGCTCGACCTGATGCTGAACAAGCAGGGCCTGGAGCCGGCGAGCGTGCATGGCCACGAGCAATGCGAGTTCACGCACGCGGCGGTGGCGGCCTATGTGGCGAGTGGCATGGCCGACGTGGGCTTTGGCGTGGAGACGCCGGCGCGCCGCTTCAAGCTCGATTTCATCCCGCTGCAGACCGAGCGCTATTTCCTGCTGTGCGACGAGCGGGCGATGGACACGCCGGTGGTGCAGCAGATGCTGGCCATCCTGCGCAGCGCCGAGTTCCGGAAGGCGGTGAACCTGTTGCCCGGCTACCGCGCCGACGGCTCGGGCACGGTGATGAAGATGGACGAGGCTTTCGAGACGCTGCAGGCGGAGAGTCCGCGGCGGCGGCGCACCCGTTCGGGCTGA
- the fdhF gene encoding formate dehydrogenase subunit alpha: MLDHLKDTDYGTPKRESDREVTLTIDGAEVTVPAGTSLMRAAVEAGIHVPKLCATDSLEPFGSCRLCLVEIDGRKGYPASCTTPAEQGMNVRTQSPKLQELRKGVMELYISDHPLDCLTCSANGNCELQDMAGVTGLRNVRYGFDGANHLKDKKDESNPYFTYDPSKCIVCNRCVRACEETQGTFALTISGRGFDSRVSPGQDEPFMQSECVSCGACVEACPTATLQEKSVIWLGQPEHSVITTCAYCGVGCGFKAEMKGTEVVRMVPWKDGKANEGHSCVKGRFAWGYATHKDRITTPMIRKKITDPWQEVSWDEAINYAASEFKRIQAQHGRDSIGGITSSRCTNEETYLVQKLVRAAFGNNNVDTCARVCHSPTGYGLGQTYGTSAGTQTFKSVEKADVIMVIGANPTDGHPVFASRLKKRLREGAQLIVADPRRIDIVKSPHVKAAHHLQLKPGTNVALISALAHVVVTEGLVDEAYVAERCDTKSFNQWRAFVSLPENSPEAMEAVTGVPAAEVRAAARLYAQKGHNAAIYYGLGVTEHSQGSTMVMGIANLAMATGNVGREGVGVNPLRGQNNVQGSCDMGSFPHELPGYRHISDSTVRASFEAAWGVELQPEPGLRIPNMFDAALTGSFKGLYCEGEDIVQSDPNTQHVAAALMAMECIVVQDIFLNETAKYAHVFLPGSSFLEKDGTFTNAERRISRVRKVMPPLAGLADWEVTVKLANALGYPMHYTHPSQIMDEIAALTPTFRGVSFDKIEKMGSVQWPCNDEAPDGTPTMHIDHFVRGKGRFMITKYVPTDEKVTRKFPLLLTTGRILSQYNVGAQTRRTPNVEWHSEDLLEIHPHDAEDRGIKSGDWVGIQSRAGDTVLRAVITDRVAPGVVYTTFHFPESGANVITTDNSDWATNCPEYKVTAVQVMPVMQPSAWQQEHSRFSQVQEALLQQRHHTVSAK; this comes from the coding sequence ATGCTCGACCACCTCAAAGACACCGACTACGGCACGCCCAAGCGCGAGTCCGACCGTGAAGTCACGCTCACCATCGACGGCGCCGAAGTCACCGTGCCGGCCGGCACCTCGCTGATGCGCGCGGCCGTCGAGGCCGGCATCCACGTGCCCAAGCTCTGCGCCACCGACAGCCTCGAGCCTTTCGGCTCCTGCCGCCTGTGCCTGGTCGAGATCGACGGCCGCAAGGGCTACCCCGCCTCGTGCACCACGCCGGCCGAGCAAGGCATGAACGTGCGCACGCAAAGCCCGAAGCTGCAGGAGCTGCGCAAGGGCGTGATGGAGCTCTACATCAGCGACCACCCGCTCGACTGCCTGACCTGCAGCGCCAACGGCAACTGCGAACTACAAGACATGGCCGGTGTGACGGGCCTGCGCAACGTGCGCTACGGCTTCGACGGCGCCAACCATCTCAAAGACAAGAAGGACGAGTCCAACCCCTACTTCACCTACGACCCCAGCAAGTGCATCGTCTGCAACCGCTGCGTGCGCGCGTGTGAAGAGACCCAGGGCACCTTCGCGTTGACGATCAGCGGCCGTGGCTTCGACTCACGCGTGTCGCCGGGGCAAGACGAGCCCTTCATGCAAAGCGAATGCGTGAGCTGCGGCGCCTGCGTGGAAGCCTGCCCCACCGCCACGCTGCAGGAGAAGAGCGTGATCTGGCTCGGCCAGCCCGAGCACAGCGTGATCACCACCTGTGCCTATTGCGGGGTGGGCTGCGGTTTCAAGGCCGAGATGAAGGGCACCGAGGTCGTGCGCATGGTGCCGTGGAAGGACGGCAAGGCCAACGAAGGCCACTCGTGCGTGAAGGGCCGCTTCGCCTGGGGCTACGCGACGCACAAGGACCGCATCACCACCCCGATGATCCGCAAGAAGATCACCGACCCGTGGCAGGAAGTGAGCTGGGACGAAGCCATCAACTACGCCGCCAGCGAGTTCAAGCGCATCCAGGCCCAGCACGGGCGCGACAGCATCGGCGGCATCACCTCCTCGCGCTGCACCAACGAAGAAACGTATCTCGTGCAGAAGCTCGTGCGCGCCGCCTTCGGCAACAACAACGTCGACACCTGCGCACGGGTGTGCCACTCGCCCACCGGCTACGGCCTCGGCCAGACCTACGGCACCTCGGCCGGCACGCAGACTTTCAAGTCGGTGGAGAAGGCCGACGTGATCATGGTGATCGGCGCCAACCCGACCGACGGGCACCCTGTCTTCGCGTCGCGCCTGAAGAAGCGTTTGCGCGAAGGCGCGCAGCTGATCGTGGCCGACCCGCGTCGCATCGACATCGTGAAGTCGCCGCACGTGAAGGCGGCGCATCACCTGCAACTCAAGCCCGGCACCAACGTCGCGCTCATCAGCGCCCTCGCTCACGTGGTGGTGACCGAAGGGCTGGTCGACGAAGCCTACGTGGCCGAGCGTTGCGACACCAAGTCGTTCAACCAGTGGCGCGCTTTCGTCTCGCTCCCGGAGAACTCGCCCGAGGCGATGGAAGCCGTGACCGGCGTGCCCGCCGCCGAGGTGCGCGCCGCCGCCCGCCTCTATGCGCAGAAGGGCCACAACGCCGCCATCTACTACGGCCTGGGCGTCACCGAGCACAGCCAGGGCTCGACCATGGTGATGGGCATCGCCAACCTCGCCATGGCCACCGGCAACGTGGGCCGAGAAGGCGTGGGCGTGAACCCGCTGCGCGGCCAGAACAACGTGCAGGGCTCGTGCGACATGGGGTCCTTCCCGCACGAACTGCCGGGCTACCGCCACATCTCCGACAGCACCGTGCGCGCGTCGTTCGAAGCCGCCTGGGGCGTGGAGCTGCAGCCCGAGCCCGGCCTGCGCATTCCCAACATGTTCGACGCCGCGCTCACCGGCAGCTTCAAGGGGCTGTACTGCGAGGGCGAAGACATCGTGCAGAGCGACCCCAACACGCAGCACGTGGCCGCGGCGCTCATGGCGATGGAATGCATCGTGGTGCAAGACATCTTCCTCAACGAGACGGCGAAGTACGCACACGTGTTCCTGCCCGGCTCGTCGTTCCTCGAAAAGGACGGCACCTTCACCAACGCCGAGCGCCGCATCTCGCGCGTGCGCAAGGTGATGCCGCCGCTCGCGGGCCTGGCCGACTGGGAGGTGACGGTGAAGCTGGCGAACGCGCTCGGCTACCCGATGCACTACACCCACCCCTCGCAGATCATGGACGAGATCGCCGCGCTCACGCCCACCTTCCGCGGCGTGAGCTTCGACAAGATCGAGAAGATGGGCAGCGTGCAGTGGCCTTGCAACGACGAGGCACCCGACGGCACGCCGACCATGCACATCGACCACTTCGTGCGCGGCAAGGGCCGCTTCATGATCACGAAATACGTGCCCACCGACGAGAAGGTGACACGCAAGTTCCCGCTGCTGCTGACCACCGGGCGCATCCTCTCGCAATACAACGTGGGTGCGCAGACGCGCCGCACGCCGAACGTGGAGTGGCACAGCGAAGACCTGCTGGAAATCCACCCGCACGACGCCGAAGACCGCGGCATCAAGAGCGGCGACTGGGTCGGCATCCAGAGCCGCGCCGGCGACACGGTGCTGCGCGCGGTGATCACCGACCGCGTGGCGCCAGGCGTGGTCTACACCACCTTCCACTTCCCCGAGTCGGGCGCCAACGTGATCACCACCGACAACTCCGACTGGGCCACCAACTGCCCCGAGTACAAGGTGACCGCGGTGCAGGTGATGCCGGTGATGCAGCCCTCGGCCTGGCAGCAGGAGCACTCGCGCTTCAGCCAGGTGCAGGAAGCGTTGCTGCAGCAACGGCACCACACCGTCTCCGCGAAATAA
- a CDS encoding formate dehydrogenase subunit delta: MHVDQLIKMANQIGDFFESMPDPVEAQEGIATHIRKFWEPRMRRELIAHIDATGGAGLHPAVLQAITQQRAALVGAPS, encoded by the coding sequence ATGCACGTCGACCAGCTCATCAAGATGGCCAACCAGATCGGCGACTTCTTCGAGTCGATGCCCGACCCGGTGGAAGCGCAGGAAGGCATCGCCACGCACATCCGCAAGTTCTGGGAGCCACGCATGCGGCGCGAGCTCATCGCGCACATCGACGCCACCGGCGGCGCCGGCCTGCACCCCGCCGTGCTGCAGGCGATCACGCAGCAGCGCGCCGCCCTCGTCGGAGCGCCGTCATGA
- a CDS encoding DJ-1/PfpI family protein, which yields MSKILMLCGDFGEDYEVMVPFQALQAVGHTVHAVAPDKKSGDYVMTAIHDFEGQQTYSEKPGHRFTLNATFAEVDPAKYDALVVPGGRAPEYLRLNSRVVEITRHFLQAHKPVAAICHGAQLLAATGLIKGRKVSAYPACQIEVELAGAEYMGIAIDGAVTDGNLVTAPAWPAHPAWIGQFLTVLGTRITL from the coding sequence ATGAGCAAGATCCTGATGCTGTGCGGCGACTTCGGCGAAGACTACGAAGTGATGGTGCCCTTCCAGGCGTTGCAGGCCGTGGGCCACACCGTGCATGCGGTCGCGCCCGACAAGAAGAGCGGCGACTACGTGATGACGGCCATCCACGACTTCGAGGGCCAGCAGACCTACAGCGAGAAACCCGGCCATCGCTTCACGCTCAACGCGACCTTTGCCGAGGTCGACCCGGCCAAGTACGACGCGCTCGTCGTGCCCGGTGGGCGCGCACCGGAGTACCTGCGCCTGAACTCGCGCGTGGTCGAGATCACGCGGCACTTCCTGCAGGCCCACAAGCCGGTGGCGGCCATCTGCCATGGCGCGCAGCTGCTGGCGGCCACCGGCCTGATCAAGGGCCGCAAGGTGAGCGCCTATCCGGCGTGCCAGATCGAGGTGGAGCTGGCCGGTGCCGAGTACATGGGCATCGCCATCGACGGCGCCGTGACCGATGGCAATCTCGTCACTGCGCCGGCCTGGCCCGCGCATCCGGCGTGGATCGGCCAGTTCCTCACGGTGCTGGGCACGCGCATCACCTTGTAG
- a CDS encoding OFA family MFS transporter — protein MGAAPGAAPGLLDKERTIAGPGFNRWLVPPAALAIHLCIGMAYGFSVFWLPLSKALGIKEAIKCGPEVGFFAELFTTTCDWKISTLGWMYTLFFVFLGCSAALWGGWLERAGPRKAGVVSAVCWCGGMLISALGIHLHQFWLMILGSGVIGGIGLGLGYISPVSTLIKWFPDRRGMATGMAIMGFGGGAMIGSPLAAELMKTFATPTDVGVTQTFIVMALVYFVFMLGGAFGYRVPPTGWKPAGWVPKAADTSNAMITQRHVHVKKVWGIPQFWLVWIVLCMNVSAGIGVIGMASPMLQEVFGGSLIGVAKKFGELDKAQLTAIAGVAAGFTALLSLFNIGGRFFWASLSDKLGRKMTYVVFFVLGGICYASMPGSAAAGSMLLFVAAVCIILSMYGGGFATVPAYLADLFGTQMVGAIHGRLLTAWATAGILGPVVVNYMRDYQLGLGIPREQVYNQTMYILVGMLVIGLICNLLIRPVADKWFMSEAELAEEKRLAHERAAAAEVGSGRGAGGTTSPVVVALAWLAVGVPLAWGVYKTLISASKFFN, from the coding sequence ATGGGGGCCGCGCCAGGCGCCGCCCCTGGGTTGTTGGACAAGGAACGCACCATCGCCGGCCCCGGCTTCAACCGATGGCTGGTGCCACCGGCGGCCCTCGCCATCCACCTGTGCATCGGCATGGCCTATGGCTTCTCGGTGTTCTGGCTGCCGCTGTCGAAGGCGCTGGGCATCAAGGAGGCCATCAAGTGCGGCCCCGAGGTCGGCTTCTTCGCCGAGCTCTTCACCACCACCTGCGACTGGAAGATCTCCACGCTGGGCTGGATGTACACGCTCTTCTTCGTCTTCCTCGGCTGCTCGGCGGCGCTCTGGGGCGGCTGGCTTGAGCGCGCCGGCCCGCGCAAGGCCGGCGTGGTGAGCGCGGTGTGCTGGTGCGGCGGCATGCTGATCTCGGCCTTGGGCATCCACCTGCACCAGTTCTGGCTGATGATCCTCGGCTCGGGCGTGATCGGGGGCATTGGCCTCGGGCTCGGCTACATCTCGCCGGTGTCGACGCTCATCAAGTGGTTCCCCGACCGGCGCGGCATGGCCACCGGCATGGCCATCATGGGCTTCGGCGGCGGCGCCATGATCGGCTCGCCGCTCGCGGCCGAGCTGATGAAGACCTTTGCAACGCCCACCGACGTGGGCGTGACGCAGACCTTCATCGTGATGGCGCTCGTCTACTTCGTCTTCATGCTGGGCGGCGCCTTCGGCTACCGCGTGCCGCCCACCGGCTGGAAGCCCGCGGGCTGGGTGCCCAAGGCGGCCGACACCAGCAACGCCATGATCACGCAGCGCCACGTGCACGTGAAGAAGGTCTGGGGCATCCCGCAGTTCTGGCTGGTGTGGATCGTGCTGTGCATGAACGTCTCGGCCGGCATCGGCGTGATCGGCATGGCGAGCCCCATGCTGCAAGAGGTGTTCGGCGGCAGCCTGATCGGCGTGGCCAAGAAATTCGGCGAGCTCGACAAGGCGCAGCTCACCGCGATCGCCGGCGTGGCCGCGGGCTTCACCGCGCTCCTGAGCCTCTTCAACATCGGCGGCCGCTTCTTCTGGGCCAGCCTGTCCGACAAGCTCGGCCGCAAGATGACCTACGTGGTGTTCTTCGTGCTGGGCGGCATCTGCTATGCGTCAATGCCGGGCAGCGCGGCGGCGGGCAGCATGCTGCTCTTCGTGGCGGCGGTCTGCATCATCCTCAGCATGTACGGCGGCGGCTTCGCCACCGTGCCGGCGTATCTCGCCGACCTCTTCGGCACGCAGATGGTGGGCGCCATCCACGGCCGCCTGCTCACGGCGTGGGCCACCGCCGGCATCCTGGGCCCGGTGGTCGTGAACTACATGCGCGACTACCAGCTGGGGCTTGGCATTCCGCGCGAGCAGGTCTACAACCAGACCATGTACATCCTGGTGGGCATGCTGGTGATCGGGCTCATCTGCAACCTCTTGATCCGGCCGGTGGCCGACAAGTGGTTCATGAGCGAGGCGGAGCTCGCGGAAGAGAAACGCCTGGCACATGAGCGCGCCGCGGCGGCCGAGGTCGGCAGCGGCCGAGGCGCGGGCGGCACGACCTCGCCCGTCGTGGTCGCGCTGGCGTGGCTCGCGGTCGGTGTGCCGCTGGCCTGGGGTGTCTACAAGACGCTGATCAGCGCTTCCAAATTCTTCAACTGA